From one Cyanobacterium stanieri PCC 7202 genomic stretch:
- a CDS encoding hypothetical protein (KEGG: cyc:PCC7424_1621 hypothetical protein~SPTR: Putative uncharacterized protein), with protein MTTVTENDLKEIKELIIQLSDRTNNQYTQLNQKINDLTLDVAVMKESLLGVNKRFDDVNKRLDDWKPQITKAIDKTDNVSEKMSVLSEKVGELKNWRQVAIIVITGLITTLFWLLRDGRF; from the coding sequence ATGACTACAGTAACGGAAAATGATCTAAAAGAAATCAAAGAGTTAATTATTCAATTAAGCGATCGCACTAATAATCAATATACGCAGTTAAACCAAAAGATAAATGATTTGACTTTAGATGTTGCTGTTATGAAGGAAAGTTTATTGGGCGTTAACAAAAGATTTGATGATGTAAATAAACGTTTAGATGACTGGAAGCCACAAATAACGAAGGCAATCGATAAGACAGATAATGTTTCCGAGAAGATGTCTGTTTTATCTGAAAAAGTTGGAGAGCTAAAAAATTGGAGACAAGTAGCAATTATTGTTATAACAGGATTGATTACAACTTTATTTTGGCTACTTCGTGATGGGAGGTTCTAA
- a CDS encoding acetyl-coenzyme A synthetase (PFAM: Domain of unknown function (DUF3448); AMP-binding enzyme~TIGRFAM: acetate--CoA ligase~COGs: COG0365 Acyl-coenzyme A synthetase/AMP-(fatty) acid ligase~InterPro IPR020845:IPR000873:IPR011904~KEGG: ava:Ava_1206 acetyl-CoA synthetase~PFAM: AMP-dependent synthetase and ligase~SPTR: Acetyl-coenzyme A synthetase;~TIGRFAM: acetate/CoA ligase) has product MSQPTIESILKEKRTFKPSPEFAHQATISSWEQYQELYQQASDNPTEFWAQLAESELEWFEKWDQVLDWSNPPFAKWFVNGKINISHNCLDRHLTTWRRNKAAIIWEGEPGDSRTLTYAQLHREVCQMANVIKQLGVKKGDRVAIYMPMIPESAIAMLACARIGAVHSVVFGGFSAEALRDRINAAEAKLVITADGGFRKDKTIALKSQVDLAIADNKAPSVDNVLVVERTKEKVQMEAGRDHWWHDLQAGASAHCPAEPMDSEDMLFVLYTSGSTGKPKGVVHTTGGYNLYAHITSKWIFDLKDDDVYWCTADVGWITGHSYIVYGPLSNGATTVMYEGVPRPSNPGCFWDVVEKYGVNIFYTAPTAIRAFIKMGEHHPNARDLSSLRLLGTVGEPINPEAWMWYHKVIGKEKCPIVDTWWQTETGGVMITALPGATPTKPGSATHPFPGIMADIVDLEGNPVGANEGGYLVVKHPWPGMMRTVYGDPDRFCRTYWEHIPPKNGNYLYFAGDGARRDEDGYFWVMGRVDDVINVSGHRLGSMEVESALVSHPAVAEAAVVGKPDDVKGEEICAFVTLEGGFEANEDLANQLKAHVVQEIGAIARPGEIRFTDGMPKTRSGKIMRRLLRSLASGQEIAGDTSTLEDRSVLDKLREGA; this is encoded by the coding sequence ATGTCACAACCCACCATAGAATCAATCCTTAAAGAGAAACGAACATTTAAACCCTCCCCAGAATTTGCCCATCAGGCAACTATCAGTAGTTGGGAACAATATCAAGAATTATATCAACAAGCCTCAGATAATCCTACAGAATTTTGGGCGCAGTTGGCAGAATCAGAACTAGAATGGTTTGAAAAATGGGATCAGGTACTAGATTGGAGCAATCCCCCCTTTGCCAAGTGGTTTGTCAACGGCAAAATCAATATTTCCCACAACTGTTTAGATCGTCATCTTACCACTTGGAGACGCAATAAAGCCGCCATTATTTGGGAAGGTGAGCCGGGAGACAGTCGCACCCTCACCTACGCTCAACTCCACCGTGAGGTATGCCAGATGGCCAATGTCATTAAGCAGTTGGGAGTGAAAAAAGGCGATAGGGTCGCCATTTATATGCCCATGATACCCGAAAGTGCGATCGCCATGTTAGCCTGTGCCAGAATTGGGGCAGTGCATAGTGTGGTATTTGGTGGATTTAGTGCCGAAGCCCTACGGGATAGAATCAACGCCGCCGAAGCCAAATTAGTAATCACCGCCGATGGTGGTTTCCGCAAAGACAAAACCATCGCCCTCAAATCACAAGTTGACTTAGCCATCGCAGATAACAAAGCCCCCAGTGTAGATAACGTTTTGGTGGTTGAGCGCACCAAAGAAAAAGTACAGATGGAAGCGGGGCGAGATCATTGGTGGCATGACTTACAGGCAGGGGCTTCTGCCCATTGTCCAGCGGAACCCATGGACAGCGAAGATATGCTCTTTGTCCTCTATACCAGCGGTAGCACGGGTAAACCCAAGGGGGTAGTCCACACCACGGGGGGATATAACCTTTATGCCCACATTACCAGCAAATGGATATTTGACCTCAAAGATGATGATGTTTACTGGTGTACCGCTGATGTAGGTTGGATTACAGGGCATAGTTATATCGTTTATGGCCCTCTTTCCAACGGTGCCACCACCGTCATGTATGAAGGAGTGCCACGCCCTTCTAATCCCGGTTGTTTTTGGGATGTGGTGGAAAAATATGGGGTGAATATCTTTTATACTGCCCCTACCGCCATCCGTGCTTTTATCAAAATGGGGGAACATCATCCCAATGCCCGTGATTTATCTTCCCTCCGTCTTCTTGGCACCGTGGGCGAACCCATCAACCCCGAAGCCTGGATGTGGTATCACAAGGTAATCGGTAAGGAAAAATGTCCCATCGTCGATACTTGGTGGCAAACGGAAACAGGGGGAGTGATGATTACGGCCCTACCGGGGGCGACTCCCACCAAACCCGGTTCAGCTACCCATCCTTTCCCCGGTATCATGGCGGACATTGTGGATTTGGAAGGAAATCCTGTCGGTGCCAATGAAGGGGGTTATTTGGTGGTCAAACATCCTTGGCCCGGTATGATGAGGACGGTATATGGGGATCCAGATCGCTTCTGCCGTACCTACTGGGAGCATATTCCCCCTAAAAATGGAAATTACCTTTATTTTGCTGGTGATGGGGCAAGAAGGGATGAAGATGGCTATTTTTGGGTAATGGGTCGTGTGGATGATGTGATCAATGTTTCTGGACATCGTCTCGGTTCTATGGAGGTAGAATCTGCCCTGGTGTCTCATCCTGCGGTGGCTGAGGCTGCGGTGGTTGGTAAGCCCGATGATGTGAAGGGTGAGGAAATATGTGCCTTTGTTACCCTTGAGGGGGGTTTTGAAGCCAATGAGGATTTAGCTAATCAGCTGAAAGCCCACGTAGTGCAAGAAATAGGGGCGATCGCCCGTCCGGGGGAAATTCGATTTACCGATGGGATGCCCAAAACCAGATCAGGAAAAATCATGCGCCGTCTCTTGCGTAGCCTTGCCTCTGGACAAGAAATTGCAGGGGATACTTCTACTTTAGAAGATCGTAGCGTTTTAGATAAACTCAGAGAAGGGGCATAG
- a CDS encoding shikimate dehydrogenase (PFAM: Shikimate dehydrogenase substrate binding domain; Shikimate / quinate 5-dehydrogenase~TIGRFAM: shikimate 5-dehydrogenase~COGs: COG0169 Shikimate 5-dehydrogenase~InterPro IPR013708:IPR006151:IPR011342~KEGG: cyc:PCC7424_0690 shikimate 5-dehydrogenase~PFAM: Shikimate dehydrogenase substrate binding domain protein; Shikimate/quinate 5-dehydrogenase~SPTR: Shikimate 5-dehydrogenase;~TIGRFAM: shikimate 5-dehydrogenase): MNITGKTKVLGIIGNPIEHSLSPIIQNRAIAFLNLDYIYVPFPVMGDSLQVALDGFRAIDVQGFNVTIPHKQAVMPFLSEISDTAQLIGAVNTVWQTPEGWHGTNTDIDGFIAPLKALNRDWEDVTPIILGNGGASRAVVVGCAQLGCREIKVVGRSLDKLQQFKNSWDEQLLQAKITIHPWSDLNDTLPHSELIVNTTPLGMSPHVDKSPLDDQQISLLKLGAIVYDLIYTPRPTLLLQKAQNQGAIIIDGTEMLVQQGAVGFQIWTEKNAPVDVMRQALLDFLP, from the coding sequence ATGAACATTACAGGAAAAACAAAAGTTCTCGGTATTATTGGCAATCCCATTGAACATTCTTTATCTCCTATTATACAGAATCGGGCGATCGCCTTTCTCAATCTTGATTATATCTATGTGCCTTTTCCCGTTATGGGGGATAGTTTACAAGTTGCCTTGGATGGTTTTCGGGCGATCGATGTCCAAGGATTTAATGTTACAATTCCCCATAAACAGGCGGTAATGCCTTTTTTAAGTGAAATTAGTGATACCGCCCAATTAATTGGTGCTGTCAATACTGTGTGGCAAACCCCCGAGGGTTGGCATGGTACAAATACTGATATTGATGGTTTTATCGCTCCCCTCAAGGCTTTAAATCGTGATTGGGAAGATGTTACCCCGATTATTTTGGGTAATGGTGGTGCATCTCGGGCTGTGGTTGTGGGCTGTGCGCAGTTGGGGTGTCGAGAAATAAAAGTCGTGGGGCGTAGTCTCGATAAACTTCAGCAATTTAAAAATAGTTGGGATGAGCAACTTTTACAAGCCAAAATCACCATTCATCCATGGAGTGATTTAAATGATACTTTGCCCCATAGTGAATTAATCGTCAATACAACTCCCCTCGGTATGTCTCCCCATGTCGATAAATCTCCCTTGGATGATCAACAAATTTCTTTGTTAAAGTTAGGGGCGATCGTCTATGATTTAATTTATACCCCTCGCCCTACCCTTCTACTCCAAAAAGCTCAAAATCAGGGTGCCATAATTATTGATGGTACAGAAATGTTGGTGCAACAGGGCGCCGTTGGTTTTCAAATTTGGACAGAAAAAAATGCCCCTGTAGATGTCATGCGTCAAGCCCTTTTGGATTTTTTGCCCTAA
- a CDS encoding NAD-dependent epimerase/dehydratase (PFAM: NAD dependent epimerase/dehydratase family~COGs: COG0451 Nucleoside-diphosphate-sugar epimerase~InterPro IPR001509~KEGG: cyt:cce_3476 hypothetical protein~PFAM: NAD-dependent epimerase/dehydratase~SPTR: Putative uncharacterized protein), which yields MRIFVTGVSGCIGHYIAESLITETNHELYFLVRNPDKLQFDYNYRSGINILKGDLENILDYQDILGTINVAILTATCWGGEKESYAVNVEANINLINALSAEHCQQIIYFSTASILDRKNQLLPEAGKIGTDYIRTKYQCFVKLADLELYDRIITLYPTLVFGGASDKPYSHLSGGLKDILKWMGLIRWFNADGSFHFVHGKDIATVVTSLVENGHRLDPIYNKKLVLGNQPLTASQAIKIICKKINKRVYFQIPLPIWLANIFIKVFRIQMADWDYFCLNYRHFTYSQPVNPSTFSLSTYAPTLESLLDELSIK from the coding sequence ATGCGAATATTCGTCACGGGGGTAAGTGGTTGTATTGGTCATTATATAGCCGAATCCCTCATCACAGAAACAAACCACGAACTCTATTTTTTAGTCAGAAACCCTGACAAGTTACAATTCGACTACAATTATCGCTCAGGAATTAATATCTTAAAAGGTGATTTAGAAAATATCCTCGACTATCAAGATATTCTGGGTACCATAAATGTTGCAATTCTCACTGCCACTTGTTGGGGAGGGGAAAAAGAATCCTATGCAGTGAATGTAGAAGCTAATATAAACCTTATCAATGCCCTTAGTGCCGAACATTGTCAGCAAATCATTTATTTCTCTACCGCTAGTATTTTAGATCGAAAGAATCAATTATTGCCCGAAGCAGGTAAAATTGGCACCGATTATATTCGTACAAAATATCAATGTTTTGTCAAACTAGCGGACTTGGAACTATATGATCGTATTATCACTTTATATCCTACCCTTGTATTTGGTGGCGCTTCTGATAAACCCTACTCTCATCTTTCTGGGGGTTTAAAAGATATTTTAAAATGGATGGGTTTAATTCGTTGGTTTAATGCTGATGGTAGTTTTCACTTTGTCCATGGTAAAGACATTGCTACGGTAGTTACCTCTCTGGTGGAAAATGGTCATCGTTTAGACCCTATTTATAATAAAAAATTAGTGTTAGGTAATCAACCCCTAACTGCTAGTCAAGCTATCAAAATTATCTGCAAAAAAATTAACAAACGGGTTTATTTTCAAATACCATTGCCCATTTGGTTGGCGAATATTTTTATTAAAGTATTTCGGATTCAGATGGCAGACTGGGATTATTTTTGTCTTAATTATCGTCATTTTACCTATTCACAACCTGTAAATCCTAGTACCTTTTCTCTTTCTACCTACGCCCCCACCTTAGAAAGTTTATTGGATGAATTATCTATAAAATAA
- a CDS encoding Protein of unknown function DUF1997 (PFAM: Protein of unknown function (DUF1997)~InterPro IPR018971~KEGG: syn:sll2013 hypothetical protein~PFAM: Protein of unknown function DUF1997~SPTR: Sll2013 protein), with the protein MNICFEATEKVKLKVEQKSPPIQHYLRQPQRLVKAIADEKLMTPLPNDCYKLRMHPLNFLDIYHFQPIVVLKVWAGASGCVYLNSESCEIKGIEYINRRFSLYLKGKLTPEEVEGQIYLQGKVDLQVKVDLPPPLWLTPKPLLKSTGNGLLRGVLMRIKQRLMSQLVQDYYDFVAENNGDKEKDGYGIKDILPQT; encoded by the coding sequence ATGAATATTTGTTTTGAGGCAACGGAGAAAGTAAAATTAAAAGTCGAACAAAAATCCCCCCCCATTCAGCATTACCTAAGACAACCTCAACGATTGGTGAAAGCCATTGCTGACGAAAAATTAATGACTCCGTTGCCCAATGATTGTTATAAATTGAGAATGCACCCCCTCAATTTTTTAGATATTTACCATTTTCAACCCATCGTCGTTTTAAAAGTATGGGCAGGTGCTTCTGGTTGTGTATATTTAAACTCTGAATCCTGCGAGATTAAAGGTATTGAATATATTAACCGTCGTTTTTCTTTGTATCTGAAAGGGAAGCTAACCCCTGAAGAAGTAGAAGGGCAAATTTATTTACAAGGAAAAGTCGATTTACAGGTAAAAGTAGATTTACCACCACCCCTATGGTTAACTCCCAAGCCTTTATTAAAAAGTACGGGTAATGGTTTACTAAGGGGGGTTTTGATGCGTATTAAACAAAGATTGATGTCTCAATTGGTACAAGACTATTATGATTTTGTGGCAGAAAACAATGGAGACAAAGAAAAAGATGGTTATGGTATCAAGGATATTCTACCTCAGACCTAG
- a CDS encoding HNH endonuclease (PFAM: HNH endonuclease~InterPro IPR002711:IPR003615~KEGG: cyh:Cyan8802_4247 HNH endonuclease~PFAM: HNH endonuclease~SMART: HNH nuclease~SPTR: HNH endonuclease), producing MKKKKTPRIPIPPEVRKYIYQRDNYRCQSCGKQNQETTLNIDHIIPLAKGGSNDMSNLQTLCAKCNQQKRDKLDRRFRRHYS from the coding sequence ATGAAAAAAAAGAAAACCCCAAGGATTCCTATCCCCCCAGAGGTAAGGAAATATATCTATCAAAGGGATAACTATCGTTGTCAAAGTTGTGGTAAACAAAACCAAGAAACCACCCTCAATATCGACCATATAATACCCCTTGCCAAAGGAGGGAGTAATGATATGAGTAATTTACAAACCCTGTGCGCTAAGTGTAATCAACAAAAACGAGATAAATTAGATCGTCGTTTTCGCCGTCATTATTCATAA
- a CDS encoding peptidase metallopeptidase (PFAM: Matrixin~COGs: COG5549 Zn-dependent protease~InterPro IPR006026~KEGG: cyc:PCC7424_2212 hypothetical protein~SMART: peptidase metallopeptidase~SPTR: Putative uncharacterized protein), whose amino-acid sequence MKKIIKNKSFLPTFLLTILTLFLCSTLVSASDITDRLPTPRTLPLPPSLASLTLDTDEDYFDNLDTHIVGHLIWSEFPVKVYINPPDKNLSESAYQRYRQWQQAAQSAIAAWQPYMPLETVDREEDADIFIRLQPPPMRGKFNPETGLFDLPRITSATATVKFYATQTQPAKLKHQMIIEVSPTQTFDYWVNNITHELGHALGIWGHSPHQEDIMYYAQTRNIPTISPRDLNTLIRVYQQPTRLGSAFP is encoded by the coding sequence ATGAAAAAAATAATCAAAAATAAATCATTTTTACCTACATTTCTGTTAACAATATTAACCCTTTTCCTTTGCTCAACCCTAGTAAGTGCCTCCGACATTACCGATAGATTACCCACTCCCCGCACATTGCCCTTACCCCCCTCCCTTGCCTCCCTCACCCTAGATACCGATGAAGATTATTTTGATAATCTCGACACCCATATAGTAGGACATTTGATTTGGTCAGAATTCCCCGTCAAAGTATATATCAATCCCCCCGACAAAAATCTCTCTGAATCCGCCTATCAGAGATACCGACAATGGCAACAAGCTGCCCAAAGTGCGATCGCAGCCTGGCAACCGTATATGCCCCTAGAAACCGTTGACAGAGAAGAAGATGCAGATATTTTTATTCGTCTTCAACCACCACCCATGAGAGGTAAATTCAACCCAGAAACAGGACTTTTCGACTTACCCCGAATTACCTCCGCCACGGCTACTGTTAAATTTTATGCCACCCAAACCCAACCAGCTAAACTAAAACATCAAATGATTATCGAAGTTAGTCCCACACAAACCTTTGACTACTGGGTAAATAATATCACCCATGAACTAGGACACGCCCTCGGAATTTGGGGACATAGCCCCCACCAAGAAGATATAATGTATTATGCCCAAACTCGTAACATTCCTACCATATCCCCCCGAGACTTAAACACCCTCATCAGAGTTTACCAACAACCCACCCGACTAGGAAGCGCTTTCCCTTAA
- a CDS encoding glycosyl transferase family 2 (PFAM: Glycosyl transferase family 2~InterPro IPR001173~KEGG: phe:Phep_0547 hypothetical protein~PFAM: glycosyl transferase family 2~SPTR: Putative uncharacterized protein): MFFCVIKDSIYSNNLIFNTNISNLNKLLENLEDNDWILGYPECLNFVLKKSLVDFFLWQFINDQTLKFLWLIWQDSDFPELTAQQLSGDNITWLARGSLLKKILAEDGEILKDNYVLLHFLISKKVVAQTKLIPLKKRDKFIVKKKDSLSKKVLAIIPHYECNQWLDYCLFSLVNQSVKLTDIVVIDDQSSKIPKNICANYPQVTLLKSKHKVGPYQIFQSVINDSNYDYYLFQDADDWSMGDRLGISIELMDKMEADMVGMQEYRVDEINHTLTPVVYPLNVNEALRQKPGHALLHPTSLIKRSAFLQVNGFANGLLYGADTEFLLRSHFHLKIYNSSEFGYFRRKRNNSLTTSPTTGLGTPHREKLLHTLKAIAYNNYEIVKQGKIPSTIPLVSKPCVKFEKVIG, translated from the coding sequence ATGTTTTTTTGTGTCATTAAAGATAGTATTTATAGTAATAACTTAATTTTCAATACTAATATATCTAACTTAAATAAGTTATTAGAAAATTTAGAGGATAATGATTGGATTTTAGGTTATCCTGAGTGCCTTAATTTTGTTCTAAAAAAGAGCTTGGTTGATTTTTTTCTATGGCAATTTATTAATGATCAAACACTTAAGTTTTTATGGTTAATTTGGCAAGATTCTGATTTTCCTGAACTTACTGCACAACAGTTATCAGGGGATAATATTACTTGGTTAGCTAGAGGTAGTTTACTTAAAAAAATATTGGCAGAAGATGGGGAAATTTTAAAGGATAATTATGTATTGCTTCATTTTTTGATTAGTAAGAAAGTAGTTGCTCAGACTAAGTTAATTCCATTAAAAAAGAGGGATAAATTTATTGTTAAGAAAAAAGATAGTTTGTCAAAAAAAGTCTTGGCTATTATTCCTCATTATGAATGCAATCAGTGGCTAGATTATTGTTTATTTAGTTTAGTAAATCAAAGTGTCAAATTAACCGATATAGTGGTAATAGATGATCAATCTAGTAAAATACCGAAAAATATTTGTGCTAATTATCCTCAAGTAACTTTACTAAAAAGTAAGCATAAAGTAGGTCCTTATCAAATTTTTCAGTCGGTTATTAATGATAGTAATTATGATTATTATTTATTTCAAGATGCCGATGATTGGTCTATGGGCGATCGCCTCGGGATTAGTATAGAATTAATGGATAAAATGGAGGCTGATATGGTGGGTATGCAAGAATATCGTGTGGATGAAATTAACCATACCCTCACCCCAGTAGTATATCCTCTCAATGTGAATGAGGCACTACGGCAAAAACCGGGACATGCTTTATTGCATCCTACTTCTTTGATTAAACGTTCAGCTTTTTTGCAGGTGAATGGGTTTGCTAATGGGTTGCTATATGGTGCGGATACGGAATTTTTACTACGATCGCACTTTCACCTTAAAATATATAACAGTTCTGAATTTGGTTATTTTAGACGCAAAAGAAACAACTCCCTTACCACTTCCCCCACCACAGGATTAGGCACACCCCACCGAGAAAAATTATTACACACCCTAAAGGCGATCGCCTATAATAACTATGAGATAGTTAAACAAGGAAAAATCCCCTCCACCATTCCCCTTGTGAGTAAACCCTGTGTAAAGTTTGAAAAAGTAATAGGTTAA
- a CDS encoding hypothetical protein (COGs: COG1541 Coenzyme F390 synthetase~KEGG: ate:Athe_2035 coenzyme F390 synthetase-like protein~SPTR: Coenzyme F390 synthetase-like protein), translated as MLNLSVKIKELLRIAKNVPFYTQKLNCLGITDHFLDGCSDAELFSAFYSIPPITKKDIKKAPYQWLATTQNIVYRGATSGTTGEAFVFFRDSVWNEKRWDSLNQFLAWWGIDEKISIANLNSRLFPLRYQDYAFIGGIDNQFLQGLNFIIQKPVALRGYPSRLCEVALIAQGRIDFSHVKAIICTGEPLFDHQKQLLMNIFDCPIIVEYGSQECGVYGFTCPVCGNLHIDEGRCLIEEKDNRLLVTDLYSYTMPMIRYYNGDLVKIEKNNCCPNGNVNVTILGRDDDNFGSNKSIYPIKGVDYYRVMPTNNGQKLVGYLNGVNSAEVDDFFAQEVKKIFPDDSGLLIQKFVSPMDFYQATMPPMQDKFFSDFIPLNIFNYPQFFLNTVKGDRWIYYNIPDIILDKCNGLLDNYSYPLDEQIKLDKLYLLLAFSSGKEEITNDELEKLFYKYDSSQKLSLIYLDLLAISLFTNNHKLLRLLPEKETSFKITIDSFDYQLILKLVSFAIQKFRQKKESCLINKLNPLLPLFISDLDFCPLYGIDCLPCILAHWATILGCYAGDDYKEKLPPELTQRENFLLGKGDSNITLSNLFGLNILELKELLIQVVLSNYIVDPDIFFKAMQIQQSEGNQKELTKNIAFLPFMNYFAQLFFEKGEREKAYHCLLMCENISSINNKFDSVSRLYNFKQKVF; from the coding sequence GTGTTAAATTTGTCTGTAAAAATAAAGGAACTTTTAAGGATAGCCAAGAATGTTCCTTTTTATACTCAAAAATTAAATTGTCTTGGTATTACTGACCATTTTTTGGATGGTTGTAGTGATGCTGAATTATTTTCGGCTTTTTATAGTATTCCCCCGATTACCAAAAAAGACATCAAAAAGGCACCTTATCAATGGTTGGCTACTACCCAAAATATAGTTTATCGTGGCGCTACCAGTGGCACTACTGGAGAGGCTTTCGTTTTTTTTCGGGATAGTGTTTGGAATGAGAAACGATGGGATAGTCTCAATCAGTTTTTAGCATGGTGGGGTATTGATGAAAAAATAAGTATTGCTAACCTTAACAGCCGTTTATTTCCTCTCCGTTATCAAGATTATGCTTTTATCGGTGGTATTGATAATCAGTTTTTGCAGGGATTAAATTTTATCATCCAAAAGCCTGTGGCTTTGCGAGGTTATCCTAGTCGGTTGTGTGAGGTGGCATTAATTGCCCAAGGTAGGATCGATTTTTCTCATGTTAAGGCTATTATATGCACTGGGGAACCTTTATTCGACCATCAAAAACAATTATTAATGAATATATTTGATTGTCCTATTATTGTGGAATATGGTAGTCAAGAATGTGGGGTTTATGGTTTTACTTGCCCTGTGTGTGGTAATCTTCACATTGATGAAGGGCGATGTTTGATTGAGGAAAAGGATAATCGATTGTTAGTCACGGATTTGTATAGTTATACGATGCCGATGATTAGATATTACAATGGCGATTTGGTGAAAATTGAGAAAAATAATTGTTGTCCTAATGGTAATGTAAATGTAACTATTTTGGGACGAGATGATGATAATTTTGGCTCAAACAAATCAATATATCCTATTAAGGGAGTTGATTATTATCGTGTGATGCCTACTAATAATGGTCAAAAATTAGTGGGTTATCTTAATGGGGTTAATTCGGCGGAAGTTGATGATTTTTTTGCCCAAGAGGTGAAGAAAATATTTCCTGATGATTCGGGTTTATTAATCCAGAAGTTTGTCTCGCCTATGGATTTTTATCAGGCAACGATGCCTCCTATGCAGGATAAATTTTTTTCTGATTTTATACCTCTTAATATTTTTAATTATCCTCAATTTTTTCTGAATACGGTTAAGGGCGATCGATGGATATATTATAATATTCCTGATATTATTTTGGATAAGTGTAATGGATTATTAGATAACTACAGTTATCCTTTAGATGAACAGATTAAACTTGATAAACTTTATCTACTATTGGCGTTTTCATCTGGCAAAGAAGAGATAACCAATGATGAGTTAGAAAAACTTTTCTATAAATATGATAGTAGTCAAAAATTGTCGTTAATATACCTTGATTTACTAGCCATCTCTTTATTTACAAATAACCACAAATTACTCAGACTTTTACCAGAAAAAGAAACTTCTTTTAAAATAACCATAGATAGCTTTGATTATCAGTTAATTCTCAAATTGGTTTCCTTTGCCATTCAAAAATTTAGACAAAAAAAAGAATCTTGTTTAATTAATAAACTAAACCCTTTATTACCTTTATTTATTTCTGATTTAGATTTTTGTCCTTTATATGGCATTGATTGCTTACCTTGTATATTAGCTCATTGGGCGACTATTTTGGGTTGTTATGCTGGTGATGATTATAAGGAGAAGTTACCCCCTGAGTTAACACAAAGGGAAAATTTTTTATTAGGGAAAGGTGATAGTAATATAACTTTAAGTAATTTGTTTGGTTTAAATATTTTGGAATTGAAGGAGTTATTGATACAAGTTGTTTTATCTAATTATATTGTGGATCCTGATATATTCTTTAAGGCTATGCAAATTCAACAAAGTGAGGGAAATCAAAAAGAGTTAACTAAAAATATCGCTTTCTTACCTTTTATGAATTATTTTGCTCAATTATTTTTTGAAAAAGGAGAAAGAGAAAAGGCCTATCATTGTTTATTAATGTGTGAGAATATTTCATCTATTAACAACAAGTTTGATTCTGTCAGTCGTTTATATAATTTTAAGCAAAAGGTCTTTTAA